Proteins from one Impatiens glandulifera chromosome 2, dImpGla2.1, whole genome shotgun sequence genomic window:
- the LOC124924982 gene encoding protein SRG1-like, which translates to MEGANLGGSLPVANVQELVKKEPHMKQVPARYIQDDIAVPTIIVDSSTLLDQIPVIDLHALLFSSDHDMFQSQLHKLDDACKNWGFFHLVNHGVNTSLVNNMKSEIEQIFNIPIEEKMKLDQEPGDLEGFGQAFVVSDQQKLDWCDMFYLVTLPLHLRKSHLWQNLPLSFRETLKEYSSELHKLSMKILNLMAKALNIDEDEMSDLFEEGMQSMRMNYYPPCPQPELVVGLTPHSDGVGLTILLQVSEVDGLQIKHNGSWIPIKPIPDAFIVNIGDVLEIFSNGIYKSIEHRAVVHSEVERMSIAGFLFPRLNGELGPAKSLTCPKTGMPPQFGTLSVKDFFKGLFERKLDGKSYLQRLRIN; encoded by the exons ATGGAAGGAGCTAACCTTGGAGGTTCTTTGCCCGTGGCAAACGTTCAAGAGCTAGTTAAGAAGGAACCGCACATGAAACAAGTTCCGGCTAGGTACATTCAAGACGATATTGCAGTACCGACCATTATTGTAGATTCTTCCACTTTACTCGATCAAATCCCTGTCATCGACTTGCATGCTCTGCTTTTCTCTTCAGATCATGATATGTTCCAATCCCAACTCCACAAATTGGACGATGCCTGCAAAAATTGGGGCTTCTTTCAT TTGGTTAATCATGGCGTAAACACGTCATTAGTGAACAACATGAAATCAGAAATAGAACAAATCTTCAATATTCCAATAGAGGAGAAGATGAAACTCGACCAAGAACCAGGGGACCTAGAAGGGTTTGGACAAGCTTTTGTTGTCTCCGACCAGCAGAAGCTCGACTGGTGCGACATGTTCTACTTGGTTACTCTGCCTCTTCATTTAAGAAAATCCCATCTTTGGCAAAACCTCCCCCTTTCTTTCAG AGAAACCCTAAAAGAATATTCATCAGAGCTACATAAACTAAGCATGAAGATATTAAACCTTATGGCAAAAGCACTAAACATAGATGAAGATGAAATGAGTGATTTATTTGAGGAAGGAATGCAATCTATGAGGATGAATTATTATCCACCTTGCCCCCAACCGGAGCTGGTAGTCGGTCTTACTCCACACTCAGACGGAGTTGGCCTCACCATCCTGCTCCAGGTCAGTGAAGTTGATGGTttacaaataaaacataatggGTCGTGGATTCCAATCAAACCAATTCCCGATGCCTTCATTGTGAATATTGGCGATGTTTTAGAG ATATTTAGCAACGGAATATACAAAAGCATTGAGCATAGGGCGGTTGTTCATTCAGAAGTGGAGAGGATGTCTATAGCTGGATTTCTATTTCCAAGATTGAATGGGGAACTTGGCCCGGCCAAAAGTTTAACATGCCCTAAAACTGGAATGCCACCACAGTTTGGCACCCTAAGTGTAAAAGATTTCTTCAAGGGACTTTTTGAGCGTAAACTCGACGGCAAATCTTATTTGCAACGTCTTAGAATCAACTGA
- the LOC124924983 gene encoding uncharacterized protein LOC124924983: MDVSSTSVSKQQPLSDSEVKIQGSDNKVDEICSTNLPERHTPSTSPAPAPEEKKKKRNGCPGVRVVGSRIYDSQNGKTCHQCRQKTMDIVASCKNEENEKQCNVKYCHKCLLNRYGEKTEEVEALKEWVCPRCRGICNCSFCRKKNGKQPTGILTHTAKSIGFASVSEMLIVNGSDVQSLKESTCGIKRKGKENSGLGENIKKVKEGDAMDNGAVISKKRKRKSTKGKEGIHKDECHDENSRISINSLSVAEIPLLPQGSELKSVANIELQPEEIGQALQLLEFCAAFKEILELKKDESEYILRELIRGGSGCIGRSSPVAQFLVRLLTLIETDSGERSNVINHRLSHKTSWLLALHRCISTSTFLSGKLKFDQFDGRVDSFKSLNSVERLTLVNFVCDEVLCTSKVRNWMEEQQLKCNEEVKETKEKIAAGKQKEKQLKQKMKDELAEAIIAKNGVPLSVSEHTTIVSQFKVQTDQVRAEMLEAKKLLCSEKQHCSSVRTKPVFMDNEGLTFWRLKGCGDESNIILQEVSLLNESDVREKWFTYEEGEKMDKGK; encoded by the exons ATGGACGTTTCTTCAACATCTGTTTCAAAACAACAGCCTTTGTCTGATTCGGAAGTAAAGATTCAAGGTAGTGATAACAAAGTTGATGAGATATGTTCAACGAATCTACCTGAAAGACATACCCCATCGACTTCACCAGCGCCCGCGccggaggagaagaagaagaagcgaAATGGGTGTCCCGGCGTTCGTGTTGTCGGAAGTCGTATTTATGATTCTCAGAATGGCAAGACCTGTCATCAG TGCCGACAAAAGACAATGGATATTGTGGCATCTTGTAAGAATGAGGAAAATGAAAAACAATGCAACGTGAAATATTGCCATAAGTGCCTTCTCAATAG ATATGGAGAGAAAACTGAGGAAGTTGAAGCTTTAAAGGAGTGGGTTTGTCCAAGGTGCAGGGGTATTTGTAATTGCAGTTTTTGCAG GAAGAAAAACGGGAAACAACCAACTGGGATACTTACACATACTGCAAAATCAATTGGCTTTGCATCTGTTTCAGAGATGCTTATTGTCAATGGTTCTGATGTTCAATCGCTAAAG GAATCTACTTGTGGcataaaaagaaaaggaaaggaAAATTCTGGTCTTGGGGAAAACATTAAGAAGGTGAAAGAGGGGGATGCGATGGATAATGGAGCTGTTATAtcaaagaaaaggaaaaggaagagcACAAAAGGCAAGGAGGGAATACATAAAGATGAATGTCATGATGAAAATTCCAGGATTTCTATTAATTCCCTGAGTGTTGCTGAAATTCCACTGCTGCCTCAGGGATCTGAATTGAAATCTGTAGCCAACATAGAACTGCAACCTGAAGAAATTGGTCAAGCATTGCAGTTATTGGAATTTTGTGCTGCTTTTAAAGAG ATTCTTGAACTGAAGAAAGATGAGTCTGAATACATCTTGCGCGAACTAATTCGTGGGGGCAGTGGATGTATAGGACGTTCTTCTCCAGTAGCCCAGTTTCTTGTTCGTTTATTAACCCTGATAGAAACAGACTCGGGAGAGAG ATCTAATGTGATAAATCATAGACTAAGCCACAAAACATCATGGCTGCTTGCACTGCACAGATGTATCTCCACTTCAACATTTCTATCagggaaattgaaatttgatcaaTTTGACGGGAGAGTTGACAGCTTCAAAAGTTTAAACTCCGTAGAAAGGCTTACTCTTGTAAACTTTGTGTGTGATGAAGTTCTTTGCACCAG CAAGGTAAGAAATTGGATGGAAGAACAACAATTGAAATGCAATGAAGAGGTGAaggaaacaaaagaaaaaattgcTGCAGGGAAACAAAAG gAGAAACAGTTGAAGCAGAAGATGAAAGATGAGTTGGCTGAAGCTATCATTGCAAAAAATGGTGTTCCTCTCTCAGTTTCTGAACATACAACCATCGTCTCACAATTTAAAGTGCAAACAGACCAAGTTCGTGCTGAGATGTTGGAAGCAAAAAAATTACTATGTTCAG AAAAACAACATTGCAGTTCTGTTAGGACAAAGCCTGTCTTCATGGATAATGAGGGACTTACATTTTGGAGATTGAAGGGTTGTGGCGATGAGTCAAATATTATACTTCAag AAGTAAGTCTCCTAAATGAATCAGATGTGCGTGAAAAATGGTTTACTTatgaagaaggggagaagatGGATAAG ggaaaatga
- the LOC124926893 gene encoding transcription factor bHLH80, which translates to MQSTDEELNRGGGGLARFRSAPTTFLESLLDSDEEDLELLNPTTSQTFTQLLNFRADHPLPLFDSIGTASGMDFLRQSSSPAEFLANMSSASGNFFSELGIPSANYNNVSSSSPMSLPPSCKRPRDADASAKLMFQMVCKGEQSGHSDGGVSPMEDLDLEKLLKGSVPCRVRARRGFATNPRSISERVRRTRISDRMRKLQELVPKMDKQTNTVDMLDEAVEYVKFLQEQIQELTDHKKKCRCSNRDYWKI; encoded by the exons ATGCAATCCACCGATGAAGAACTTAatagaggaggaggaggacttGCTCGATTCCGATCAGCTCCGACGACCTTCCTAGAATCACTGCTTGATTCCGATGAAGAAGACTTGGAATTGCTGAATCCAACCACCAGCCAAACTTTCACTCAACTCCTTAACTTCCGTGCCGATCATCCGCTTCCCCTATTCGATTCCATTGGAACCGCATCCGGAATGGATTTTCTCCGACAGAGTAGTTCTCCTGCTGAATTTCTAGCCAATATGAGTTCTGCCTCTGGTAATTTCTTTTCCGAATTAGGAATTCCGTCGGCCAACTACAATAATGTTTCCTCCTCTTCGCCTATGAGTTTACCACCCTCCTGTAAGCGGCCAAGGGATGCAGATGCATCAGCAAAGCTTATGTTCCAAATGGTTTGT AAAGGAGAACAAAGTGGGCATTCAGATGGAGGAGTAAGTCCAATGGAGGATTTGGATTTAGAGAAGCTTCTAAAAGGCTCTGTTCCTTGTAGAGTTCGAGCAAGGCGAGGATTTGCTACAAATCCCCGCAGTATATCTGAAAGA GTTCGGAGGACAAGGATTAGTGACAGAATGAGAAAGCTTCAAGAACTTGTACCTAAAATGGACAAG CAAACTAATACAGTAGACATGTTGGACGAAGCTGTAGAGTATGTCAAATTCCTACAGGAGCAGATCCAG GAACTTACCGACCATAAAAAGAAATGCAGATGTTCAAACAGAGATTACTGGAAAATCTAG